A region of the Gemmatimonadota bacterium genome:
CCATTCGGTTCTGCCCAGAAGGGTAGGTTCGACGTATTCCGCATTGATCACCACGGGCACGCCAGCCTCTTGCAGGGCGGGATGGGAAATGTACTGACTATTGGCTTGGCCCACGGCCATTACCAGATCCGGGTTGAGTTGCAGCACCCTTTCCAGATCGATCTGATTGCCTCTTCCAATGGCGGGCAGATGGCCGGCATCTACTTTCCGGCGCAGGTCGGAATCGTAAATGCCATCTGGATTGTTGACCGCAATGAGAGACCCGTATTGACCGAGCAATTTAAGATGCGGCAAATGCGTGGTTGACAGTACGGCGATCGTCTGGATAGGCACGCGAATGATGTGTTCTTTTTTATGCGCCTCCGGGACCGGCGCGCCTTTGGGTACCAGCACATAGCGGAAGGATGCGGAAGCGTCCGGCCAGGGTTGGGTCACATCGATAATCTTAACATCCCCCTCATAGGCGATCGCAAAGCATTGGGCATAGCGCACATGCGCTTTGTCCTGAACGAGCACAGACCGCGTGGTTGGAAATTCATCGGCTTTGAGGTCCGCCCCCCACAAGCCCATTGCACAAAACCAGACTGGAAGCATGCGCAGGTTCATCGTTTTCTCCTTCAGGCAAACAGGATCACAGCGGAATTCGTTGATAGGCTGGAGAAACGGGACGCTGGCCAATGAGGTCCCAATCAAAAATCAGCACAGTTGACCGGGGCGATGTAAATGAGAGCAGGCGCTCGCCCATTTTAATGACGGCGCTTTCGGCATCGGTAAAATCGAGATGGACATCCTTGCCGGTTCGGTTGCACACCACCAGCGGCAGTCCTGTTTCGCACGTACGCTGCTCCCATTCGCCGTTCGGGCCATACAAACCCGGCCCCCACGCAGCCGGTGAAACGAGCAGTTGCGCGCCCTGCGTTTTGAGCCTGTTCGCCCAGGTATCCGGATAGGCATCGGCGCAGATCAGCACACCGGCTTTCAAAGGCACAGTGGGAAGAGGCACCGCG
Encoded here:
- a CDS encoding ABC transporter substrate-binding protein: MNLRMLPVWFCAMGLWGADLKADEFPTTRSVLVQDKAHVRYAQCFAIAYEGDVKIIDVTQPWPDASASFRYVLVPKGAPVPEAHKKEHIIRVPIQTIAVLSTTHLPHLKLLGQYGSLIAVNNPDGIYDSDLRRKVDAGHLPAIGRGNQIDLERVLQLNPDLVMAVGQANSQYISHPALQEAGVPVVINAEYVEPTLLGRTEWLKFTAAFFNQEALAEQIFDDIVAQYARYADLTKGLAETAKPLVFGGALSRGTWYVAGGKSYVAQLLLNAGTRYVWAHDDTQGSLPLDFEAVYEKAATADFWIIGRNTWHARSDMLQEDARYSAFKAFQNGQTYNFNARVNATGANDYWENGVVEPHLILADLIHIFHPHTLPNHALKYYRKIAP